The Chloroflexota bacterium genome window below encodes:
- a CDS encoding sugar transferase: MEEISERPATGRETLVVSSAYRGIRRTVDVVGAATLLVGLSPVFLIIAVAIVFDGGLPVLYRCQRLGRDGRPIEVLKFRTMHNGSHHHLEELLTADEERRLEYGIKRKLRHDPRRTRFGHLLRRYSLDELPQLWNVLIGEMSFIGPRPYMPDELRGRPEAGTILSVRPGITGLWQVNGRSDRTFEERVALEVDYVQREGFRLDASIVLRTFGAVISGRGAY; the protein is encoded by the coding sequence GTGGAGGAGATCTCGGAGCGACCTGCGACCGGGCGCGAAACCTTGGTCGTTTCATCGGCCTATCGCGGCATCAGACGAACCGTCGACGTGGTCGGCGCCGCGACCCTGCTGGTCGGGCTCTCGCCGGTTTTCCTGATCATCGCGGTTGCCATCGTCTTCGACGGAGGGCTGCCGGTCCTCTACCGATGCCAGCGGCTCGGCCGCGATGGCCGGCCCATCGAAGTGCTGAAGTTCCGCACGATGCACAACGGGAGCCACCATCACCTCGAGGAGCTTCTCACCGCCGACGAGGAGCGGCGCCTGGAGTACGGCATAAAGCGCAAGCTCAGGCACGACCCCCGACGAACCCGGTTCGGCCACTTACTACGTCGATACTCCCTCGACGAGCTGCCTCAGCTGTGGAACGTGCTGATCGGAGAGATGAGCTTCATCGGTCCGCGTCCGTACATGCCCGATGAGCTGCGTGGCCGCCCTGAGGCTGGCACGATCCTGAGCGTGCGCCCCGGCATTACGGGCCTGTGGCAGGTCAACGGGCGGTCCGACCGCACGTTCGAGGAGCGCGTGGCGCTGGAGGTCGACTACGTCCAGCGTGAAGGCTTCCGCCTTGACGCGTCGATCGTGCTCCGCACCTTCGGTGCGGTGATCAGTGGGCGCGGGGCGTACTGA
- a CDS encoding class I SAM-dependent methyltransferase: protein MRSTTTPRVTLEPTPEELDRRNEEFWDELCGTSFARQLGLVTRDRETLEAFDRAYFGFYPYLSGYLDRFDLAGRRVLEIGLGYGSLGEALARRGADYHGLDIAAGPVRMMQHRLAMQGGAVDQVRQGSALAMPFPDGTFDYVYAIGCLHHTGDLPRSINEVRRVLVPGGQAVVMVYHAGSWRQWRRVHLTRAWARVRGRTGPSEVDVARMYDSNSSGTVAPHTEYASRHEVADLFGQYSAVEVRARNFDDLRFLGRRVIPRHRILGSPLEAWLGLDLYIVARR, encoded by the coding sequence GTGCGTTCGACCACCACTCCCCGCGTCACACTGGAACCGACGCCAGAGGAGCTAGACCGGCGGAACGAGGAATTCTGGGACGAGTTGTGCGGGACGTCGTTCGCCCGGCAGCTGGGGCTGGTCACGCGGGATCGGGAGACGCTGGAGGCATTCGATCGCGCCTACTTCGGGTTCTACCCGTACCTCTCCGGATACCTGGATCGCTTCGACCTGGCCGGGCGTCGCGTGCTGGAGATCGGCCTCGGTTACGGGTCCCTGGGCGAGGCGCTGGCCAGGCGGGGTGCGGACTACCACGGCCTGGACATTGCTGCCGGCCCGGTGCGGATGATGCAGCACCGCCTGGCGATGCAGGGCGGGGCCGTCGACCAGGTGAGGCAAGGGTCTGCCCTGGCGATGCCCTTCCCCGACGGCACGTTCGACTACGTGTACGCGATCGGCTGCCTGCACCACACCGGCGACCTGCCCCGTTCAATCAACGAGGTCCGACGTGTTCTGGTGCCCGGGGGCCAGGCGGTGGTCATGGTTTACCACGCCGGTTCGTGGCGTCAGTGGCGGCGGGTGCACCTGACCCGGGCCTGGGCGCGGGTCCGCGGCCGCACCGGGCCATCCGAGGTCGACGTGGCGCGTATGTACGACAGCAACTCGAGTGGGACGGTGGCGCCGCACACGGAGTACGCGTCCCGGCACGAGGTCGCAGACCTGTTCGGCCAGTACTCGGCGGTTGAGGTCCGAGCCAGAAACTTTGACGACCTGCGATTCCTGGGCCGACGCGTGATCCCTCGCCATCGGATCCTCGGTTCTCCCCTCGAAGCATGGCTGGGGTTGGACTTGTATATCGTGGCCCGCCGGTAG
- a CDS encoding NAD(P)-dependent oxidoreductase: protein MKVAVTGAAGFIGRHVVAQLETAGVSPTLVCRPGSQRPGGFSRHRVVEMDVADAPPDAYDRVGRPDVVMHLAWDGLPNYSSQRHLDQELPAQRSFLDGLLKAGLNSLTVTGTCLEYGLQSGALREDMPTAPITAYGSAKDELRRELERRRHNQPFNLTWVRLFYLHGQGQAAGSLLPQLETAMARGDATFNMSGGQQLRDYLPVEEAAHYLVALAMNGRDNGVVNVCSGRPLAVRELVEAAVRSHGSSIQLNLGHFPYPEYEPMSFWGDRDKLTRILESRDEAV from the coding sequence ATGAAGGTGGCCGTCACCGGCGCGGCCGGTTTCATCGGTCGCCACGTCGTGGCGCAGCTCGAGACAGCCGGGGTCTCACCAACCCTCGTCTGCAGACCTGGCTCCCAGAGGCCCGGCGGATTCTCCCGCCACCGCGTGGTCGAGATGGATGTCGCCGACGCCCCGCCGGATGCCTACGACCGCGTCGGCAGGCCCGACGTGGTGATGCATCTCGCCTGGGACGGACTGCCGAACTACTCGTCGCAGCGCCATCTCGACCAGGAGCTACCCGCGCAGCGTTCGTTTCTGGACGGACTGCTGAAGGCGGGTCTCAACAGCCTCACCGTCACCGGCACCTGCCTCGAATACGGATTGCAGTCCGGTGCGCTGCGCGAGGACATGCCGACCGCGCCCATCACGGCCTATGGAAGCGCGAAGGACGAGCTCCGGAGGGAGCTTGAGCGACGGCGGCACAACCAACCCTTCAACCTCACCTGGGTGCGCCTGTTCTACCTGCATGGCCAGGGACAGGCGGCGGGCTCGCTGTTGCCGCAGCTCGAAACGGCCATGGCGCGTGGCGATGCCACCTTCAACATGTCGGGCGGGCAGCAGCTGCGGGATTACCTGCCGGTCGAGGAGGCGGCACACTACCTGGTCGCCCTGGCCATGAACGGCAGGGACAATGGGGTCGTGAACGTCTGCTCCGGCCGCCCGCTTGCCGTTCGCGAGCTCGTTGAGGCCGCGGTACGGAGCCACGGCTCATCCATCCAGCTGAACCTCGGTCATTTCCCGTATCCCGAATACGAGCCGATGTCATTCTGGGGCGACCGGGATAAGCTGACCCGCATTCTGGAATCGCGTGATGAAGCCGTTTGA
- the rfbF gene encoding glucose-1-phosphate cytidylyltransferase, with product MKAVILAGGRGTRISEETHLRPKPMIEIGGRPLLWHILKIYSAHGVNDFVICSGYKGYLIKEYFANYVLHMSDVTFDMAHNTMDVHQQDVEPWRVTVVDTGDDTMTGGRLKRVAGYLQGEDAFCFTYGDGIADVDIAASIAFHRNHGKLATVTAVQPPGRFGALQLEGSDVRGFTEKPLGDGGLINGGFFVLSPRCLDRIAGDATSWEAEPLLGLAADGELMAFTHQGFWQPMDTLREKELLENLWDSGRAPWKIW from the coding sequence ATGAAGGCAGTCATCCTGGCGGGCGGCCGCGGTACGCGCATCTCTGAAGAGACCCACCTGCGACCGAAACCGATGATCGAAATCGGCGGACGGCCCCTCCTGTGGCACATCCTGAAGATCTATTCCGCCCACGGCGTGAACGATTTCGTGATCTGCAGCGGCTACAAGGGATACCTGATCAAGGAGTACTTCGCCAACTATGTGCTGCACATGTCGGATGTCACGTTCGACATGGCGCACAACACGATGGACGTGCACCAGCAGGATGTCGAGCCGTGGCGCGTCACCGTGGTGGATACCGGCGACGACACGATGACGGGTGGGCGCCTCAAGCGCGTGGCGGGCTATCTGCAGGGGGAGGACGCGTTCTGCTTCACCTACGGCGACGGCATCGCCGACGTGGACATTGCTGCGAGCATCGCGTTCCACCGCAATCACGGAAAACTGGCGACCGTCACGGCGGTGCAGCCACCGGGTCGCTTCGGCGCGCTGCAGCTCGAGGGGAGCGACGTCCGTGGCTTCACCGAGAAGCCGCTCGGAGACGGCGGCCTGATCAACGGGGGCTTCTTCGTGCTGTCTCCGCGATGCCTCGACCGCATCGCCGGCGACGCGACGAGCTGGGAGGCCGAGCCCCTGCTCGGGCTTGCGGCGGATGGCGAGCTGATGGCCTTCACCCATCAGGGGTTCTGGCAGCCGATGGACACGCTGCGCGAGAAGGAGCTGCTGGAGAATCTCTGGGATTCCGGCAGGGCGCCTTGGAAGATCTGGTAG
- a CDS encoding cephalosporin hydroxylase family protein translates to MKPFDDEVEARIVDNRRNAALRRAADAFMRESTRPKYSYNFSWLGRPIIQYPQDIVALQELIWTVQPDLIVETGIAHGGSLILWSSLVELNASCGGPQDARVIGVDIDIRAHNRAAIEAHPMSKRITMIEGSSVDPGVVAQVKDAAAGRERVLVCLDSNHTHAHVLAELQAYAPLTSVGSYCVVFDTVIEDLPAEMFPDRPWGPGDNPKTAVHEYLRTHPEFEIDHRIEDKLLLTVAPSGYLKRVR, encoded by the coding sequence ATGAAGCCGTTTGACGACGAGGTTGAGGCCCGCATCGTCGACAACCGACGCAATGCGGCGTTGCGCAGGGCAGCCGATGCCTTCATGCGCGAGTCGACCCGCCCGAAATACTCTTACAACTTCTCGTGGCTGGGCCGACCCATCATCCAGTACCCCCAGGACATCGTTGCCCTGCAGGAACTGATATGGACGGTGCAGCCGGACCTCATCGTCGAAACGGGCATCGCCCATGGCGGCTCGCTGATCCTGTGGTCATCGCTGGTTGAACTGAATGCCTCATGCGGCGGCCCGCAGGACGCCCGTGTAATCGGTGTCGATATCGACATCCGCGCGCACAACAGGGCGGCGATCGAGGCACATCCGATGTCCAAGCGCATCACCATGATCGAGGGATCGAGTGTCGATCCCGGCGTGGTCGCGCAAGTCAAGGATGCCGCCGCCGGTCGCGAACGGGTGCTGGTGTGTCTTGACAGCAATCACACTCATGCCCACGTCCTGGCCGAACTTCAGGCCTACGCACCCTTGACGTCGGTGGGGAGTTACTGCGTCGTATTCGATACCGTGATCGAGGATCTTCCGGCAGAGATGTTTCCGGACCGTCCGTGGGGGCCGGGGGACAACCCGAAGACGGCGGTACACGAGTATCTGAGGACGCACCCCGAGTTCGAGATCGATCATCGGATCGAGGACAAGCTGCTGCTGACCGTGGCGCCGAGCGGCTACTTGAAACGGGTCCGCTGA
- a CDS encoding class I SAM-dependent methyltransferase, protein MTCRHCGADATLLLVDLGSAPPSNGFLTHEALRSPEAWLPLRVLVCERCWLVQTEDFVRAEQIFAPDYTYFSSYSTSWLSHAERYVADMVSRFTLDPDSHVVEVAANDGYLLQYVKARGIPCTGIEPTASTAAAARERGIPIVEAFFGSELAGEFARTGRQADLVTANNVLAHVPDINDFVRGFAALLKPHGVATFEFHHLKQLIDGCQFDTVYHEHFSYLSLTAVDRIFSAGGLVVFDVEEHPTHGGSLRVFAQRADTGRHPRTAAVEAVLNAEDSAGMRDPAYYQGFQDRVLKVKHDFLSFLLTAQADRKAVAGYGAAAKGNTLLNFAGVRPDLVAFVVDRNPAKQGKFLPGSRIPVVGEGKLEQTRPDFVVIFPWNLKDEVMREQAHVGKWGGRFVTAVPELKIWP, encoded by the coding sequence ATGACGTGCCGGCATTGCGGCGCTGATGCCACGCTGTTGCTCGTCGACCTCGGGAGCGCGCCACCATCAAATGGGTTCTTGACTCACGAGGCGTTGCGCAGCCCAGAGGCGTGGCTTCCGCTGCGGGTGCTGGTATGCGAGCGCTGCTGGCTCGTCCAGACCGAGGACTTCGTGCGAGCCGAACAGATCTTCGCTCCCGACTACACCTACTTCAGCTCGTATTCGACGAGTTGGCTGAGCCATGCCGAGCGCTACGTTGCGGACATGGTCTCCAGGTTCACCCTCGATCCCGACAGCCACGTCGTCGAGGTGGCTGCAAATGATGGGTACCTGCTGCAGTACGTGAAAGCGCGCGGCATCCCGTGCACCGGGATCGAACCCACGGCCAGCACAGCTGCGGCGGCACGCGAGCGGGGAATCCCCATCGTCGAAGCCTTCTTCGGCTCCGAGCTCGCCGGTGAGTTCGCGCGGACCGGCCGGCAGGCCGACCTCGTGACCGCGAACAACGTCCTCGCGCACGTGCCGGACATCAATGATTTCGTGCGCGGCTTCGCGGCGTTGCTGAAGCCGCACGGAGTCGCGACGTTCGAATTCCATCACCTCAAACAGCTGATCGACGGTTGCCAGTTCGATACGGTCTACCACGAGCACTTTTCCTACCTGTCCCTGACCGCCGTGGACCGGATTTTCTCGGCTGGCGGCCTCGTGGTCTTCGACGTCGAGGAGCACCCGACACATGGCGGCAGCCTCCGCGTGTTCGCCCAGCGTGCTGACACCGGGCGCCACCCGCGGACGGCGGCAGTCGAGGCCGTGCTCAACGCCGAGGACAGCGCCGGTATGCGTGACCCGGCGTACTACCAGGGCTTCCAAGACCGCGTGCTGAAGGTGAAGCACGATTTCCTGTCGTTCCTGCTGACCGCGCAGGCAGATCGAAAGGCGGTTGCCGGCTACGGCGCCGCCGCGAAAGGCAACACGCTCTTGAACTTCGCCGGCGTCCGGCCCGACCTCGTTGCATTCGTGGTCGACCGGAACCCCGCGAAGCAGGGCAAGTTCCTGCCCGGCAGCCGGATCCCTGTCGTCGGCGAAGGCAAGCTCGAGCAGACTCGGCCTGATTTCGTCGTGATCTTCCCGTGGAACCTCAAAGACGAGGTGATGCGCGAGCAGGCCCACGTCGGCAAATGGGGCGGCCGGTTCGTGACGGCAGTGCCCGAGCTCAAGATCTGGCCATGA
- a CDS encoding DUF3048 domain-containing protein — protein sequence MTERSLGQPVLVSIDNAPGARPATGLQEADIIFENPVQGYSTRFVALFACDTVATVGPVRSGRWIQTDLWQQLQILPIIYGAAPYTTNYYAAQGMPYIDGNVEAWPFFSRSAARAAPYNVYMDMGRLQELLESNIDLAGRIERAGNPRPILSFKPNWTAPGDVRSVNAIEIWTAPYWAFGWRYNAGTGLYERLDSGSVTNDAETGEPLSRRTIIVQRAVSERTFADMDPGSDPPIQRLAGTGTGTVYVDGIAIEVEWSRPTDEDVTEWTVVATKQPLVLPPGPIWWAIIQTTASVVES from the coding sequence TTGACCGAACGCTCGCTCGGCCAGCCAGTGCTCGTGTCCATTGACAACGCTCCTGGTGCGCGTCCCGCGACGGGCCTGCAGGAAGCCGACATCATCTTCGAGAACCCGGTTCAGGGGTACAGCACCCGCTTCGTCGCACTCTTTGCCTGCGACACCGTCGCCACCGTGGGTCCCGTTCGAAGTGGCCGCTGGATCCAGACCGATTTGTGGCAGCAGCTCCAGATCCTTCCGATCATTTATGGCGCTGCCCCGTACACCACCAACTACTATGCCGCCCAAGGAATGCCCTACATCGATGGCAACGTCGAGGCGTGGCCGTTCTTCTCGCGGAGCGCCGCCCGAGCAGCGCCGTACAACGTCTACATGGACATGGGGCGACTCCAGGAACTGCTGGAAAGCAACATAGATCTGGCCGGACGAATTGAGCGTGCGGGAAACCCGCGTCCGATTTTGTCGTTCAAGCCGAACTGGACCGCGCCGGGTGATGTCCGGAGCGTGAACGCGATCGAGATCTGGACGGCTCCGTACTGGGCTTTCGGATGGCGCTACAACGCCGGTACGGGCTTGTACGAGCGCCTGGACAGCGGATCCGTGACGAACGACGCCGAAACAGGTGAGCCTTTGAGCCGACGCACCATCATCGTCCAACGTGCGGTCTCCGAGCGGACATTCGCGGACATGGACCCCGGGTCGGATCCGCCCATTCAGCGCCTCGCTGGAACGGGTACCGGCACCGTATACGTCGATGGCATCGCTATCGAGGTCGAGTGGTCGCGCCCAACCGACGAGGACGTGACTGAGTGGACCGTGGTGGCTACTAAACAGCCACTCGTTCTCCCTCCGGGCCCGATCTGGTGGGCGATCATCCAGACGACAGCTTCAGTGGTGGAATCCTAG
- a CDS encoding class I SAM-dependent methyltransferase — protein sequence MPQTVRQIGRTLRRGARQAVGAAARGLERVEGAVAGIGDPEAIPLVLAPSLRPTAVDSYWGEHTVHSTPFRSARASLAYLRRRSREYPLFEQLMELYGNHEHDTVVDYGCGPGNDLVGFLVSGRARRVIGVDISRKALELARRRLALHRIDGSRATLVQMGDGDPQIPLDNSSIDYLYCEGVLHHTSDPAGALREFHRIVTPEATLAIMVYNRDSLYYHLFTAYQRQVLEGAFAGLSIDEAFRRNTDGEACPIARAYVPDAFVAECEQAGFDARFVGGYFAALELRLFRALGGQAVADKRLPVEHRGFLSELEVGADGFPRYRGQLAGIGGVYHLVKRLPA from the coding sequence ATGCCACAGACCGTTCGCCAGATCGGACGAACCCTCCGCCGCGGTGCTCGACAAGCTGTCGGGGCGGCCGCTCGCGGCCTGGAACGGGTGGAGGGTGCCGTCGCCGGCATCGGCGACCCAGAGGCCATCCCGCTCGTCCTCGCGCCCTCGCTGCGCCCGACGGCGGTTGACTCGTATTGGGGCGAGCATACCGTTCATTCGACGCCGTTCCGCTCGGCCCGTGCTTCGCTGGCCTACCTCCGCCGACGCTCGCGTGAGTACCCGCTGTTCGAGCAGCTCATGGAGCTGTACGGCAACCACGAGCACGATACGGTGGTCGACTATGGGTGCGGTCCGGGGAATGACCTGGTGGGGTTCCTGGTGAGCGGCAGAGCGCGCCGGGTGATCGGGGTCGACATCTCGCGCAAGGCGCTGGAGCTGGCCCGTCGCCGCCTGGCGCTGCATCGGATCGACGGGAGCCGGGCGACGCTGGTCCAGATGGGCGACGGGGATCCGCAGATCCCACTCGACAACAGTTCGATCGACTACCTGTATTGCGAGGGGGTCCTGCACCACACCTCCGACCCGGCAGGCGCGCTCCGGGAGTTCCACCGCATCGTCACGCCCGAGGCTACCTTGGCGATCATGGTCTACAACCGCGATTCGCTCTACTACCACCTGTTCACCGCCTACCAGCGCCAGGTACTGGAGGGAGCCTTTGCCGGCCTGTCAATCGACGAAGCGTTCCGACGCAACACGGACGGCGAGGCATGCCCCATCGCCCGGGCCTACGTGCCAGATGCGTTCGTGGCCGAATGCGAGCAAGCCGGATTCGACGCACGCTTTGTCGGCGGCTACTTCGCGGCCCTCGAGCTACGGCTGTTCCGCGCCCTGGGCGGGCAGGCCGTGGCCGATAAACGCCTGCCAGTCGAGCATCGAGGCTTCCTGAGCGAGCTGGAGGTCGGCGCGGATGGGTTCCCACGCTACCGCGGACAGCTGGCGGGTATCGGCGGCGTCTACCACCTCGTCAAGCGGCTGCCGGCCTGA
- a CDS encoding dTDP-4-dehydrorhamnose 3,5-epimerase family protein, with the protein MIEHLEVRDTTLPGVHLVQRRPLTDERGWLERMFDSGELAAVIGARSIVQVNRTATRIAATVRGMHFQIQPSAEAKIVSCLRGEVFDVAIDVRRDSPTFLQWHAEVVSRENRRSLFIPEGFAHGFQSLVDDCELLYFHTAAYDPAAERGLHPLDPRLGIAWPLAIEHLSERDASFPPLGPEFSGIAV; encoded by the coding sequence GTGATCGAGCATCTTGAGGTTCGTGATACGACGCTCCCCGGTGTGCACCTCGTCCAGCGCAGGCCACTCACCGACGAGCGCGGCTGGCTGGAGCGGATGTTCGACAGCGGCGAACTCGCCGCTGTGATCGGCGCCCGCTCGATCGTCCAGGTGAATCGGACAGCCACACGGATCGCGGCGACGGTGCGGGGCATGCACTTCCAGATCCAGCCGTCGGCCGAGGCCAAGATCGTGAGCTGCCTGCGGGGTGAGGTCTTCGACGTTGCCATCGACGTCCGCCGCGACTCGCCGACCTTCCTCCAATGGCATGCGGAGGTGGTGAGCCGGGAGAACCGGCGTTCGCTGTTCATCCCGGAAGGCTTCGCCCACGGTTTCCAGTCACTCGTCGATGACTGCGAGCTCCTCTACTTCCACACCGCGGCGTATGACCCGGCCGCGGAGCGTGGGTTGCATCCGCTTGATCCCCGGCTGGGGATCGCGTGGCCCCTGGCCATCGAGCACCTCTCGGAGCGCGACGCGTCGTTCCCGCCACTCGGCCCCGAATTCAGCGGCATCGCCGTATGA
- a CDS encoding LCP family protein yields the protein MTQPRAVDRPDRRPTTAAFLSFLFPGFGQAYNGQFVLAGVLALPVLLLLVAGVLVVASMGSGAMSRLLDIRLLLALIVLDMALLGWRMFAIFQAHARRARLSFRRWPTWITAILALITLTMHALPAYYAAKAIETLGIVALEGGGRLFDDREGRDVAIPEPSHQPEVSQGERVTILFVGIDYGPGRAHHLTDTMLVATLDPDSGQAAMISVPRDLYGVALPDGSQYNAKLNSLMSTASADPARYPLGGLGTLKATIGELLGTRIHYFAAIDLAGMRVVVDTIGGIDLTVERTVNDPTYYDVVTGRVGLYLPPGEHHMDGALALAYVRSRMGAGESDFTRAERQQQVLVAIAEKLTAGNLLTTLPGLLDAVRDNLTTDIPSARIGDLAAEAHEADLGSIKRIVLKPPEFVTPEPFSVFGYILHPNLDAIRDLGKRIFESPTVVTP from the coding sequence GTGACTCAACCCCGAGCGGTCGATCGGCCTGATCGACGGCCTACAACCGCTGCATTCCTCTCATTCCTGTTCCCTGGATTCGGTCAAGCGTACAACGGCCAGTTTGTCCTCGCCGGAGTATTGGCTTTGCCGGTATTGCTATTGCTCGTAGCGGGGGTCCTGGTCGTCGCGAGCATGGGTTCGGGCGCGATGAGCCGGCTATTGGATATCCGGTTGCTCCTCGCGCTCATCGTGCTGGACATGGCGCTGCTCGGGTGGCGCATGTTCGCTATTTTCCAGGCGCACGCTAGGCGGGCTCGTCTCAGCTTCCGACGCTGGCCAACGTGGATCACGGCGATATTGGCGCTGATCACCCTCACGATGCACGCCCTCCCGGCTTACTACGCTGCGAAGGCGATCGAGACGCTTGGCATCGTCGCCCTCGAAGGCGGCGGACGGCTGTTCGACGATCGCGAGGGACGCGATGTCGCCATCCCCGAGCCATCTCATCAGCCCGAGGTCAGTCAAGGTGAGCGGGTCACCATCCTGTTCGTCGGCATCGACTATGGCCCCGGTCGCGCACATCACCTGACCGACACCATGCTTGTCGCGACGCTCGATCCTGATAGCGGCCAGGCAGCGATGATCTCGGTGCCCCGGGATCTGTACGGAGTAGCGCTTCCCGACGGCAGTCAGTACAACGCGAAGCTCAATTCGTTGATGTCGACCGCGAGTGCGGACCCTGCCCGCTATCCGCTGGGCGGACTCGGCACCCTCAAGGCGACGATCGGCGAGCTGCTTGGCACTCGTATCCACTATTTCGCGGCGATCGACCTCGCCGGCATGCGTGTGGTGGTCGACACCATCGGCGGCATCGATCTGACTGTCGAGCGTACGGTGAACGATCCAACCTACTACGACGTGGTCACGGGTCGGGTCGGGCTATACCTCCCTCCCGGCGAGCACCACATGGATGGCGCGCTGGCTTTGGCCTATGTGCGGTCCCGGATGGGTGCCGGCGAAAGCGACTTCACGCGGGCCGAGCGTCAGCAGCAAGTTCTCGTCGCTATCGCCGAGAAGCTCACCGCTGGGAATCTCCTCACGACGCTGCCCGGACTGCTGGACGCGGTCCGGGACAACCTGACCACGGACATCCCCTCGGCACGGATTGGTGATCTCGCGGCGGAAGCTCACGAAGCCGATCTAGGCAGCATTAAGCGGATCGTCCTCAAGCCGCCGGAATTTGTGACGCCCGAGCCTTTCAGTGTTTTCGGCTACATCCTGCACCCGAATCTGGACGCGATCCGGGATCTAGGTAAACGAATCTTCGAGTCGCCGACAGTCGTGACTCCGTGA
- the rfbG gene encoding CDP-glucose 4,6-dehydratase, translating into MEDLVALRDRSVFLTGHTGFKGGWLALWLAGLGARVHGYALAPPTQPNVFEVAQLAQVLASDTRADLADLAALTATLERVQPEVVFHLAAQPLVREGYRDPLGTIASNVVGTAHVLEAIRSVDSVRAVVIVATDKVYENRETGQAFNERDPLGGHDPYSGSKASAEIIVDGYRSSFFGAGRHPARIASARAGNVIGGGDWATDRLVPDCLRAFAAGEPVRLRYPDAVRPWQHVLGPLSGYLALAARLLGDGGDHFARAWNFGPDAEDDASVSEVAQRIAGLWGSGARVERTADPGKREAGLLRLDSTQARAELGWKPRWPLQLAIEKTVAWHQAWRRGNDMRAVCEEQVAEYALAAVS; encoded by the coding sequence TTGGAAGATCTGGTAGCCCTTCGCGACCGCTCGGTGTTCCTCACCGGTCATACAGGGTTCAAGGGTGGATGGCTTGCCTTGTGGCTGGCCGGGCTCGGTGCGCGCGTGCACGGCTATGCCCTGGCGCCTCCGACGCAGCCGAACGTCTTCGAAGTCGCGCAGCTCGCGCAGGTGCTGGCGTCCGATACCCGCGCGGACCTCGCTGATCTCGCCGCGCTGACCGCCACACTCGAGCGAGTTCAGCCGGAGGTCGTCTTCCATCTCGCCGCTCAGCCGTTGGTGCGAGAGGGATACCGCGACCCGCTCGGCACGATCGCCAGCAACGTCGTGGGAACTGCGCATGTGCTGGAGGCGATACGGTCAGTCGACTCCGTCCGTGCCGTGGTCATCGTTGCAACCGACAAGGTCTACGAGAACCGGGAGACTGGGCAGGCCTTCAACGAGCGAGACCCGCTTGGTGGTCACGATCCATACAGCGGCAGCAAAGCCTCCGCGGAGATCATCGTGGACGGCTATCGATCGAGTTTCTTCGGTGCCGGGCGCCATCCTGCACGGATCGCAAGCGCCCGCGCCGGCAATGTCATCGGCGGCGGTGACTGGGCCACGGATCGGCTGGTCCCGGACTGCCTGCGCGCGTTCGCAGCCGGTGAGCCGGTGCGCCTGCGATACCCCGATGCCGTCCGACCGTGGCAGCACGTGCTGGGGCCGCTGTCGGGATATCTGGCCCTTGCGGCCCGGCTGCTCGGCGACGGTGGAGACCACTTCGCTCGTGCCTGGAACTTTGGACCCGATGCCGAGGACGACGCGAGCGTAAGCGAGGTCGCACAACGGATCGCGGGGCTGTGGGGTAGCGGCGCTCGGGTGGAGCGCACTGCCGATCCTGGCAAGCGCGAGGCGGGACTCCTCCGACTGGACAGCACGCAGGCACGGGCAGAACTCGGCTGGAAGCCACGCTGGCCACTTCAGCTAGCGATCGAAAAAACGGTCGCCTGGCACCAGGCGTGGCGGCGCGGCAATGACATGCGGGCGGTATGCGAGGAGCAAGTCGCTGAATATGCCCTGGCGGCTGTTTCGTGA